GTCGGCCGATGCTATCCACCACGGGGATGGCAACAAGGTCATACTTTTCGATGGTTTGCGCCACTTCATCGATGGAAGTGTCTACGTGTACGGAGATCGGGTCTTTCTGCATCACGTGTTTCACTTTGGAGACAGAAGGGGAGGTGATCATCTTCTTGAGCGGGAAGATTCCCCTCAGGCGTTCATCGTCGTCAATGACATATACATAATATATTTCGTCCAGTTCTTCGGCTTGCTGACGCATTTCCTTCAGACACTCGGGCATACTCCAGTTCTCGTTCACGACTACCATTTCGGTGCCCATCAGACCACCGGCGGTGTTTTCGTCATATTTCAAGAGGTCCACGATGTCTCCTGCCTGTTCGATGTCTTCGATGTGCGAAAGAATTTCTTCCTGCTTGTCTTCGTCGAGGTCACGCATCAGGTCTACGGCATCATCCGTGTCCATGTAGTCCACAAAGCGCTTGGCGATTGTTTCCGAAGGGATCATTTCGAGGAACTCTTTACGAACGTCCTCATCCATTTCGACGAGTACGTCGGCCGCGGTTTCATTGTTGAGCAGGCGGTAGACAAACCGGGCTTCTTCCGGGTTCAGGTCATCACACAATTCAGCGATGTCGGCGGGATGAAGGTCGACAAGAAGTTCTTTAACCTTATCGGCATCTTTTTGCTCGATAAGGTGTTTTACGTTGTCAATGTATTCCTCGTTCATCTTTTTGTTTACGATTAAACGTTTTACAAATTACGGGTTTCGCTCACTATCGGTCAGTTACCGGATGCGGTGGCTGTTTTCAGCGCTTCTTCCACCTGGTTGGTCAGACTGATGAATTCTTCCACCGACAGTTGTTCCGGGCGCTTGTTAAATAATGCATCCTCCGTCAGCGGGCAGTCTTTGCCTAAAATCGGCTTGATAGAGTTGCGTAATGTTTTGCGTCGTTGGTTGAAGGTGGTCTTCACCACTTGTTTGAACAGTTTTTCGTCGCATCCCAGTTCCTTGGTATCATTGCGGGTCATGCGGATGACGGCGCTTTTCACTTTTGGGGGCGGGTTGAAAACATGTTCGCTGACGGTAAAGAGATATTCTACTTTATACCATGCCTGTATCAGTACGCTCAGGATGCCGTAGGTTTTGCTGCCCGGTCCGGCAGCGATACGTTCGGCTACTTCTTTCTGTATCATTCCGGTACAGCAAGGGATGATGTCCTTGTTTTCCAGCATCTTGAAAAATATCTGGCTGGAGATGTTGTACGGGTAATTACCGGTCAGTACGAAAGGCTTTCCGTCGAACAACCGGTGAAGGTTCATTTTCAGAAAATCGTCTTCGATAATGTGATCCTCCAGTGACGGATAGGCTTCACGGAGATAGGCAACCGATTCGTAGTCTACTTCAACGACTTTTACCAACCGGTCTTTTTTTACCAGAAACTGGGTCAATACTCCCATACCCGGTCCTACCTCCAATACAGGCAGTTCGGGGAAGGTGTCGACTGTATCGGCAATATCCTGCGCTACTTTCAGATCTTTCAGAAAGTGCTGTCCGAGAAACTTTTTAGGCTTTACTAATTTCATTTACCAACTAAATAATTACTTTTGCAGCCGACAAAGGTAATTCTTTTAAATGAAGAATGAAGAATTAAGGATGAAGAAACTACTAAAAAAGACGCTGAAGCTGATATTACCGATTGTTTTAGGCGGCTTTATTCTATACTGGGTTTATCGCGACTTTGATTTCAGCAGGGTCGGCGAGGTATTACGGCATGGTACGAACTGGTGGTGGATGCTTTTTTCGCTCTTGTTCGGGGTGCTTGCTCAGGTATTTCGCGGGTGGCGGTGGCGGCAGACGCTGGAGCCGCTGGATGCTTTCCCCAGAAGAAGCGACTGTGTGAATGCCATCTTTATTTCTTATGCCGCCAGCTTGGTCGTTCCCCGGATAGGGGAGGTGAGTCGTTGCGGGGTGTTGGCGAAGTATGATAATGTCTCGTTTGCCAAATCGCTGGGGACAGTGGTGACGGAGCGACTGGTAGATACATTGACCATTTTTCTGATTACCGGTATTACTGTATTGCTGCAAATGCCGGTGTTTGTCACTTTCCTTGAAAATACGGGGACCAAGATACCTTCTTTTGCTTATCTTTTGACTTCGGTATGGTTTTATATCGTCCTGTTTTGTTTTATCGGGGTGGTGGTGCTTCTTTATTATTTAAGGAAAACGCTGTTTTTCTATGAACGGGTGAAAGGCTTTGTGTTGAATATTTGGGAAGGAATCATGTCTTTGAAAGGAGTACGCAATATTCCTTTGTTCATATTTTATACATTGGCCATCTGGGCTTGTTATTTTTTTCATTTCTATTTTACGTTCTATTGTTTTGCATTCACTGCTCATTTGGGCATTCTTGCGGCACTGGTAATGTTTGTCGGCGGTACGTTTGCTGTTATTGTGCCGACTCCCAACGGGGCGGGACCGTGGCATTTTGCTATCATGGAGATGATGATGCTTTACGGAGTAAATGTGACGGATGCCGGAATATTTGCTCTAATTGTGCATGGTATTCAAACTTTTTTGGTAGTTTTGTTGGGTGTATATGGTTTGGCGGCTTTGCCGTTTACCAATAGACAGCGAAAGTAATCACTTAATAAAAATAGATTTGTTATGAGTACTATTCTTTCTTTAGCTCCACAGAATGTGTGGAAGCATTTTTATTCGTTGACTCAGATTCCCCGTCCGTCCGGACACATGGAGAAAGTGACTGAATTTCTGATTAACTTCGGAAAAGGCTTGGGACTGGAATCTTTCGTAGACGAAGCGGGTAATGTGATTATCCGTAAACCGGCAACTCCGGGCATGGAAAACCGGAAAGGTGTAATTCTTCAGGCACACATGGATATGGTTCCTCAGAAGAATAATGATACAGTTCATGATTTTGAAAAAGATCCTATCGAAACTTATATAGACGGTGACTGGGTAAAAGCCAAAGGTACTACGCTGGGTGCTGATAACGGACTGGGTGTAGCTGCTATCATGGCTGTACTGGAAGCGAATGATCTGAAACACGGTCCGCTGGAAGCATTGATCACTAAAGATGAAGAAACCGGAATGTACGGTGCATTCGGCTTGAAACCGGGTACGGTAAACGGAGAAATCCTGCTGAATCTTGACTCTGAGGACGAAGGCGAACTGTATATCGGTTGTGCCGGTGGTATGGATGTGACTGCTACGCTGGAATATAAGGAAGTAGCTCCCGAAGAAGGCGACGTCGCTGTTAAAGTAAGTCTGAAAGGTTTGCGTGGTGGACACTCCGGATTGGAAATCAATGAAGGGCGCGCCAATGCCAATAAGCTGTTGGTACGTTTCGTGCGTGAAGCGGTTGCCAGCTATGAAGCCCGCCTGGTAAGCTGGGACGGTGGTAATATGCGCAATGCGATTCCTCGTGAGGCATGTGCGGTACTTGCCATTCCTGCTGAAAACGAAGAGGAACTGCTGGGCTTGGTGAAATATTGCGAAGACTTGTTCAATGAAGAGTTCTCTGCAATCGAAACTCCGATCAGCTTTACGGCAGAACGTGTGGAGCTTCCTGCCGGTGAAGTGCCCGAAGAAATTCAGGATAATCTGATTGATGCCATCTTTGCTTGTCAGAATGGTGTGACCCGTATGATTCCGACCGTTCCCGATACGGTGGAAACATCTTCTAATCTGGCTATCATTACGATTGGCGGTGGTAAGGCTGAGATTAAGATTCTGGCCCGTAGCTCCAGCGATAGTATGAAAGAGTATCTGACTACCAGTCTTGAGTCTTGCTTCTCTATGGCAGGCATGAAGGTAGAAATGACTGGCGGCTATTCAGGATGGCAGCCGAACGTTGAATCACCTATTTTGCATGCGATGAAGGAATCTTATAAACAGCAGTTTGGAGTAGAACCCGCAGTGAAAGTAATTCATGCAGGTTTGGAATGTGGTATTATCGGTGCTATCATTCCGGGGTTGGATATGATTTCATTTGGTCCGACATTGCGTTCGCCGCACTCACCGGATGAAAGAGCTTTGATTCCTACCGTACAGAAGTTCTATGACTTCCTGGTGGCTACATTAGCACAGACTCCGACGAAATAAGGATTCTTTTCCTATTTATATAATAGGTATCATATAGTAAAAAGGCATGGAAGATTATCTTCCGTGCCTTTTTGTCATATTTGCTGCCATTGAAATTATAATTCTGCCTTATAACAAATAAATTAATTGATGCAAATCAATTAATATGCTATAAAACATAAATTTCTTTCCTTTTTCGGCTCAATCTATAAACAATGGTCGTATTTTTGTGTTATAAAACATGTAATTAGGAGGATAACAAAATGAAAAAGTTAGAAAGATTGTTTAGAAAGATCGGCAATGCCGATGTACATGTTTGGGGATACTCAACACTTGGCATACTCCCCAAAGAGAAGATTTAAGTTTTTTAGTTTTCAGGTATTAGTAATTTTAAAGGTTTAAAGATTATGGCAAAGAAAATGAGTTCATTAATTAGAAAAATCCTCAGTGAAGTAGGTCGCAACGAAATGCTTTCATGGGGGTACAGAATTGAAAAATGAGATTCAGTACATTAACTAAGCTTGAGTGGGGATGCGTTATTGAAAACGTTATCCCCACTTTTTATTCTGTCATTTAGGCTGTATAGTGGTTAATCCGCGTTCTTTATCTTTCTGTTTTCCATGTTCCGATAGTTCTTGTCGCACTATCAAAGTTTACCCCCACTTTTATTATTTTCCAGTCTCCCACCTGATAGGGAATGGCATACTCCTTACTATTAATCTGCGCCAATGCTTCTTCCGGTGTACCGTCCACTTTAAATTCAAAGACATAAAGGGTATCTTGTAATTTTACAATGGCGTCAGCCCTTCCGATAGCTGTATCTACTTCCACATCTATATATTGCCCCATCAGCCTGAAAAATAGATAGAAGATGGTTTGGTAATGTTTCTCTTCTTTATTATTTAACTTATTAGGGATAGAAGCGAAGAAGGACTTTAGTCTTTCCAGGCATCCATCCAAATTTCCGGCACGTAAGTCTTTAATAAATGATACTATATAAAATGTATTCTCTCGTGCGGGCAAATGTACATAAGCAGGCATGAGAGATTCGAGAAATCCTTTCCTGACTTCCTTGTTGGGGTAAGCTAGGGTATAGAGCTGAAAACTCGGGTCATATCCTTTAATAGTGAGATAGCCGCTTTGATAAAGTACTGGAAGAGGGTCGGTAATTCTATTAGTGGGAGCATCAAATTGTTCTGCTGTAGCAGTAGTGTCATCCAACTCACGGATATCAAAGTTACTTTCTTGTAGGAGATCTATCAAAAAAGTGGGAGTACCGGTAGAAAACCAAAAATTGGAATACTTTTTTTGTGCGAAAGCATTGAACAGACTGAATGGATTATAAATATCCTCGCTATTTTCACTAAAATGATATCCGTCATATTGTTGTTTCAGATGAGTACAAGCTTCTTCATATGTTTCGTTATTGGCTTGAGCCATCTGTTCGATATCGATTTGCAGTGTGTGTACCTCTTGTTCGGTAATGCCGCATATAGCGCTATATTCATCCCACATACTGATATTTTGCAAGTTGTTCAGTTCGCTAAAGATACTCATTTGACTGAATTTGCTGATACCTGTGATAAAAAGGAAACGGATATATTGGCCTTGCGCTTTCAAAGGGCTGAAGAAATCGCGCATAATATCACGAATTTCTATTTGCAATTCCGTATTGTTATTACTGTCCAGCATGGGAGCATCATATTCATCTACAAGTATCACAACTGGTTTGCCGGTCTGTGTATATGCGCGTTGTATGATTCCCTTTAAACGAAGGCTGAAAGTCGTTTCTCCTTCT
This sequence is a window from Bacteroides thetaiotaomicron VPI-5482. Protein-coding genes within it:
- a CDS encoding aminoacyl-histidine dipeptidase, whose product is MSTILSLAPQNVWKHFYSLTQIPRPSGHMEKVTEFLINFGKGLGLESFVDEAGNVIIRKPATPGMENRKGVILQAHMDMVPQKNNDTVHDFEKDPIETYIDGDWVKAKGTTLGADNGLGVAAIMAVLEANDLKHGPLEALITKDEETGMYGAFGLKPGTVNGEILLNLDSEDEGELYIGCAGGMDVTATLEYKEVAPEEGDVAVKVSLKGLRGGHSGLEINEGRANANKLLVRFVREAVASYEARLVSWDGGNMRNAIPREACAVLAIPAENEEELLGLVKYCEDLFNEEFSAIETPISFTAERVELPAGEVPEEIQDNLIDAIFACQNGVTRMIPTVPDTVETSSNLAIITIGGGKAEIKILARSSSDSMKEYLTTSLESCFSMAGMKVEMTGGYSGWQPNVESPILHAMKESYKQQFGVEPAVKVIHAGLECGIIGAIIPGLDMISFGPTLRSPHSPDERALIPTVQKFYDFLVATLAQTPTK
- a CDS encoding lysylphosphatidylglycerol synthase transmembrane domain-containing protein, translating into MKKLLKKTLKLILPIVLGGFILYWVYRDFDFSRVGEVLRHGTNWWWMLFSLLFGVLAQVFRGWRWRQTLEPLDAFPRRSDCVNAIFISYAASLVVPRIGEVSRCGVLAKYDNVSFAKSLGTVVTERLVDTLTIFLITGITVLLQMPVFVTFLENTGTKIPSFAYLLTSVWFYIVLFCFIGVVVLLYYLRKTLFFYERVKGFVLNIWEGIMSLKGVRNIPLFIFYTLAIWACYFFHFYFTFYCFAFTAHLGILAALVMFVGGTFAVIVPTPNGAGPWHFAIMEMMMLYGVNVTDAGIFALIVHGIQTFLVVLLGVYGLAALPFTNRQRK
- a CDS encoding ATP-binding protein; protein product: MDERLRRYPIGIQNFEDLRNNGYVYVDKTELIYRLTNTNKVYFLSRPRRFGKSLLVSTLEAYFSGKKDLFNGLAMETLEKEWAVYPVLHIDFSVSKYMTAEALSAVINYQLLQWEKLYGREEGETTFSLRLKGIIQRAYTQTGKPVVILVDEYDAPMLDSNNNTELQIEIRDIMRDFFSPLKAQGQYIRFLFITGISKFSQMSIFSELNNLQNISMWDEYSAICGITEQEVHTLQIDIEQMAQANNETYEEACTHLKQQYDGYHFSENSEDIYNPFSLFNAFAQKKYSNFWFSTGTPTFLIDLLQESNFDIRELDDTTATAEQFDAPTNRITDPLPVLYQSGYLTIKGYDPSFQLYTLAYPNKEVRKGFLESLMPAYVHLPARENTFYIVSFIKDLRAGNLDGCLERLKSFFASIPNKLNNKEEKHYQTIFYLFFRLMGQYIDVEVDTAIGRADAIVKLQDTLYVFEFKVDGTPEEALAQINSKEYAIPYQVGDWKIIKVGVNFDSATRTIGTWKTER
- the mgtE gene encoding magnesium transporter, encoding MNEEYIDNVKHLIEQKDADKVKELLVDLHPADIAELCDDLNPEEARFVYRLLNNETAADVLVEMDEDVRKEFLEMIPSETIAKRFVDYMDTDDAVDLMRDLDEDKQEEILSHIEDIEQAGDIVDLLKYDENTAGGLMGTEMVVVNENWSMPECLKEMRQQAEELDEIYYVYVIDDDERLRGIFPLKKMITSPSVSKVKHVMQKDPISVHVDTSIDEVAQTIEKYDLVAIPVVDSIGRLIGQITVDDVMDEVREQSERDYQLASGLSQDVETDDNVLRQTTARLPWLLIGMIGGIGNSMILGNFDATFAAHPEMALYIPLIGGTGGNVGTQSSAIIVQGLANSSLDAKNTFKQVTKEAVVALINATIISLLVYTYNFIRFGATATVTYSVSISLFAVVMFASIFGTLVPMTLEKLKIDPAIATGPFIAITNDIIGMMLYMGITVLLS
- the rsmA gene encoding 16S rRNA (adenine(1518)-N(6)/adenine(1519)-N(6))-dimethyltransferase RsmA encodes the protein MKLVKPKKFLGQHFLKDLKVAQDIADTVDTFPELPVLEVGPGMGVLTQFLVKKDRLVKVVEVDYESVAYLREAYPSLEDHIIEDDFLKMNLHRLFDGKPFVLTGNYPYNISSQIFFKMLENKDIIPCCTGMIQKEVAERIAAGPGSKTYGILSVLIQAWYKVEYLFTVSEHVFNPPPKVKSAVIRMTRNDTKELGCDEKLFKQVVKTTFNQRRKTLRNSIKPILGKDCPLTEDALFNKRPEQLSVEEFISLTNQVEEALKTATASGN